Proteins encoded by one window of Culicoides brevitarsis isolate CSIRO-B50_1 chromosome 2, AGI_CSIRO_Cbre_v1, whole genome shotgun sequence:
- the LOC134831271 gene encoding protein tamozhennic isoform X1, whose translation MTNYGNATNASTEYLSELWNDICKKHWNYLETEESLEKIEERVKLETCLTDYLCLVPHDRKFLLPETNHVLKKSILYMQDFSAYKACIGFESISQYANNLFTKPWRKEYKVIKMFSGFFQHEIRTNLLDAERLFEAMGYKMLANQTLVLDGAICPDQVTNVSRDAMAAYVECQIIKQIYSELTRMQLTCSWLDIYNFREHHVGTASQAVKMIAYSIQEKQYRKNVIGSVDNCYNPVLPVQSPVSAAYNQCAMHPCSQCNKQQQQQQQHYQIPYMTSPSCSIHAKSQLGSQQPSPQAVPPPPAQFGYPAIPHSKSLDQYDASGLINPNVPHRHSFDHPAAVAHIPASMPSYDCIDGAHAACNYNAFNTHPYNVSGNRFPLPYNLSSSLNNGGYAIPNGHKVGYVPNYPVVPPPPAKMMHPDEYYLTRTSGYYSGLPQSTPVSQPDHTKYASIGSQANVGTLIDLDPKPYPTSILKKDTRHISSNSATGKRYDVPYDKTSRHSDFDSYDDDLSKSTPKSSSQATKNQDGIGSYESWNYVFKNLEKQGYTKDFDDVDEDLGLDIDRINLIDPPPPPIVERSTKAHHVRNCSNSSNKAPDLPSKPPKMQQKSASAMTNNNNHHATTTTATTTTSSKSNGSIIKKSAPPSLPSAVNTNEWSCRFCTFLNHESKRICEMCAKSRDFNLDAKTSAATCV comes from the exons ATGACAAATTACGGAAATGCGACGAACGCCAGCACCGAATATTTGTCCGAGCTGTGGAATGACATTTGCAAGAAGCACTGGAATTACCTGGAAACGGAAGAAAGTCTCGAAAAAATCGAGGAACGCGTCAAACTCGAGACATGTCTCACGGATTACCTGTGTCTCGTGCCGCACGATCGAAAATTTCTCCTTCCCGAGACGAATCACGTGctgaaaaagtcaattttgtaCATGCAGGACTTTTCGGCGTACAAGGCGTGCATCGGTTTCGAGTCGATCAGTCAGTATGCGAATAATTTGTTCACGAAACCGTGGCGGAAGGAGTACAAAGTGATCAAAATGTTCTCCGGGTTCTTCCAACACGAGATAAGGACGAATTTGCTCGATGCGGAGAGGCTTTTTGAGGCGATGGGATACAAAATGCTTGCGaatcag acTTTAGTTTTGGATGGCGCAATTTGCCCGGATCAAGTCACAAATGTCTCGAGAGATGCAATGGCGGCTTATGTTGAATGCCAAATCATAAAGCAAATTTATTCGGAACTCACACGAATGCAATTGACGTGTTCCTGGCTggatatttacaattttcggGAACATCATGTCGGTACAGCGTCGCAGGCGGTTAAAATGATCGCTTATAGTATACAGGAAAAGCAATATCGTAAAAATGTGATAGGAAGTG TAGATAACTGCTATAATCCAGTATTGCCCGTGCAATCTCCCGTGTCAGCTGCTTATAATCAATGTGCTATGCATCCCTGTAGTCAATGTaacaagcaacaacaacagcaacagcaACACTATCAAATCCCTTATATGACATCGCCTTCGTGCAGTATCCACGCAAAATCGCAACTTGGAAGTCAGCAGCCCTCGCCGCAAGCTGTGCCTCCGCCGCCGGCGCAATTCGGATATCCCGCAATCCCACACAGCAAGTCCCTAGACCAATACGATGCGAGTGGCTTGATCAATCCGAACGTTCCGCATCGGCATTCGTTCGATCATCCCGCAGCAGTAGCACATATTCCCGCTTCCATGCCGTCATACGATTGCATCGACGGAGCCCATGCCGCTTGCAATTACAATGCATTTAACACGCACCCGTACAACGTATCGGGAAATCGGTTTCCTCTCCCCTACAATTTGTCAAGTAGTTTGAATAATGGCGGTTATGCCATCCCCAATGGTCACAAAGTCGGTTACGTGCCAAATTATCCAGTTGTTCCGCCGCCTCCCGCCAAGATGATGCATCCCGACGAGTATTATTTGACACGCACGAGCGGCTATTACAGCGGATTGCCCCAATCGACGCCCGTTTCGCAGCCAGATCACACGAAATACGCGAGTATCGGGAGTCAAGCGAATGTCGGGACCCTCATCGATCTCGATCCGAAGCCATATCCCACGAGTATCCTCAAGAAAGACACGCGACATATCAGCAGCAACTCGGCGACGGGCAAACGATACGACGTGCCATACGACAAAACGTCCCGTCACTCGGATTTTGACAGTTACGACGACGACTTGAGCAAATCGACGCCGAAATCCTCGTCGCAAGCCACAAAAAATCAAGACGGCATCGGTTCGTACGAATCCTGGAACTACGTTTTCAAAAATCTCGAGAAGCAGGGTTACACAAAGGACTTTGATGATGTCGACGAGGACTTGGGACTCGATATCGATCGCATTAATTTGATTGATCCGCCGCCCCCGCCCATCGTTGAGCGATCTACGAAAGCGCATCACGTTAGGAATTGTAGTAATAGTAGTAATAAGGCGCCCGATTTGCCCAGCAAGCCGCCAAAAATGCAGCAGAAGAGTGCAAGTGCAATgacaaataacaataatcatcatgcgacgacgacgacagcaacaacgacgacgtcgagCAAGTCAAACGGAAGCATTATCAAGAAATCCGCGCCACCGTCTTTGCCTTCAGCTGTAAATACGAATGAATGGAGTTGTCGcttttgcacatttttgaaTCACGAGTCGAAACGCATCTGCGAGATGTGTGCCAAGAGTCGAGATTTTAATTTGGATGCGAAAACGAGCGCAGCAACTTgcgtttaa
- the LOC134831271 gene encoding protein tamozhennic isoform X2 gives MTNYGNATNASTEYLSELWNDICKKHWNYLETEESLEKIEERVKLETCLTDYLCLVPHDRKFLLPETNHVLKKSILYMQDFSAYKACIGFESISQYANNLFTKPWRKEYKVIKMFSGFFQHEIRTNLLDAERLFEAMGYKMLANQTLVLDGAICPDQVTNVSRDAMAAYVECQIIKQIYSELTRMQLTCSWLDIYNFREHHVGTASQAVKMIAYSIQEKQYRKNVIGSDNCYNPVLPVQSPVSAAYNQCAMHPCSQCNKQQQQQQQHYQIPYMTSPSCSIHAKSQLGSQQPSPQAVPPPPAQFGYPAIPHSKSLDQYDASGLINPNVPHRHSFDHPAAVAHIPASMPSYDCIDGAHAACNYNAFNTHPYNVSGNRFPLPYNLSSSLNNGGYAIPNGHKVGYVPNYPVVPPPPAKMMHPDEYYLTRTSGYYSGLPQSTPVSQPDHTKYASIGSQANVGTLIDLDPKPYPTSILKKDTRHISSNSATGKRYDVPYDKTSRHSDFDSYDDDLSKSTPKSSSQATKNQDGIGSYESWNYVFKNLEKQGYTKDFDDVDEDLGLDIDRINLIDPPPPPIVERSTKAHHVRNCSNSSNKAPDLPSKPPKMQQKSASAMTNNNNHHATTTTATTTTSSKSNGSIIKKSAPPSLPSAVNTNEWSCRFCTFLNHESKRICEMCAKSRDFNLDAKTSAATCV, from the exons ATGACAAATTACGGAAATGCGACGAACGCCAGCACCGAATATTTGTCCGAGCTGTGGAATGACATTTGCAAGAAGCACTGGAATTACCTGGAAACGGAAGAAAGTCTCGAAAAAATCGAGGAACGCGTCAAACTCGAGACATGTCTCACGGATTACCTGTGTCTCGTGCCGCACGATCGAAAATTTCTCCTTCCCGAGACGAATCACGTGctgaaaaagtcaattttgtaCATGCAGGACTTTTCGGCGTACAAGGCGTGCATCGGTTTCGAGTCGATCAGTCAGTATGCGAATAATTTGTTCACGAAACCGTGGCGGAAGGAGTACAAAGTGATCAAAATGTTCTCCGGGTTCTTCCAACACGAGATAAGGACGAATTTGCTCGATGCGGAGAGGCTTTTTGAGGCGATGGGATACAAAATGCTTGCGaatcag acTTTAGTTTTGGATGGCGCAATTTGCCCGGATCAAGTCACAAATGTCTCGAGAGATGCAATGGCGGCTTATGTTGAATGCCAAATCATAAAGCAAATTTATTCGGAACTCACACGAATGCAATTGACGTGTTCCTGGCTggatatttacaattttcggGAACATCATGTCGGTACAGCGTCGCAGGCGGTTAAAATGATCGCTTATAGTATACAGGAAAAGCAATATCGTAAAAATGTGATAGGAAGTG ATAACTGCTATAATCCAGTATTGCCCGTGCAATCTCCCGTGTCAGCTGCTTATAATCAATGTGCTATGCATCCCTGTAGTCAATGTaacaagcaacaacaacagcaacagcaACACTATCAAATCCCTTATATGACATCGCCTTCGTGCAGTATCCACGCAAAATCGCAACTTGGAAGTCAGCAGCCCTCGCCGCAAGCTGTGCCTCCGCCGCCGGCGCAATTCGGATATCCCGCAATCCCACACAGCAAGTCCCTAGACCAATACGATGCGAGTGGCTTGATCAATCCGAACGTTCCGCATCGGCATTCGTTCGATCATCCCGCAGCAGTAGCACATATTCCCGCTTCCATGCCGTCATACGATTGCATCGACGGAGCCCATGCCGCTTGCAATTACAATGCATTTAACACGCACCCGTACAACGTATCGGGAAATCGGTTTCCTCTCCCCTACAATTTGTCAAGTAGTTTGAATAATGGCGGTTATGCCATCCCCAATGGTCACAAAGTCGGTTACGTGCCAAATTATCCAGTTGTTCCGCCGCCTCCCGCCAAGATGATGCATCCCGACGAGTATTATTTGACACGCACGAGCGGCTATTACAGCGGATTGCCCCAATCGACGCCCGTTTCGCAGCCAGATCACACGAAATACGCGAGTATCGGGAGTCAAGCGAATGTCGGGACCCTCATCGATCTCGATCCGAAGCCATATCCCACGAGTATCCTCAAGAAAGACACGCGACATATCAGCAGCAACTCGGCGACGGGCAAACGATACGACGTGCCATACGACAAAACGTCCCGTCACTCGGATTTTGACAGTTACGACGACGACTTGAGCAAATCGACGCCGAAATCCTCGTCGCAAGCCACAAAAAATCAAGACGGCATCGGTTCGTACGAATCCTGGAACTACGTTTTCAAAAATCTCGAGAAGCAGGGTTACACAAAGGACTTTGATGATGTCGACGAGGACTTGGGACTCGATATCGATCGCATTAATTTGATTGATCCGCCGCCCCCGCCCATCGTTGAGCGATCTACGAAAGCGCATCACGTTAGGAATTGTAGTAATAGTAGTAATAAGGCGCCCGATTTGCCCAGCAAGCCGCCAAAAATGCAGCAGAAGAGTGCAAGTGCAATgacaaataacaataatcatcatgcgacgacgacgacagcaacaacgacgacgtcgagCAAGTCAAACGGAAGCATTATCAAGAAATCCGCGCCACCGTCTTTGCCTTCAGCTGTAAATACGAATGAATGGAGTTGTCGcttttgcacatttttgaaTCACGAGTCGAAACGCATCTGCGAGATGTGTGCCAAGAGTCGAGATTTTAATTTGGATGCGAAAACGAGCGCAGCAACTTgcgtttaa
- the LOC134831272 gene encoding PITH domain-containing protein GA19395, translating into MPHNHHHHGTGHQCEAESTSADQDNVLEMGIQYSLFKKIDTENLECLNEAEENSGKKVFKAYENRLDFGDFVESDCDQELIFNIPFTGNVKLKGIVIIGNNDETHPKKMRLFKNREKMTFDDVTMQADQEFPLEKDPTGTLEYSTKVVAFSSVHHLTIHIPTNYGGETTRVYYIGLKGEFFERHHHGVTICTYESRPNVSDHKNNLFDSVNHAIQ; encoded by the exons atgcctcacaatcatcatcatcacggcACGGGACATCAATGCGAGGCAGAATCAACAAGCGCTGACCAAGACAATGTCCTTGAAATGGGAATTCAGTACAgtttattcaagaaaatcgACACGGAGAACCTCGAGTGTCTCAATGAAGCGGAAGAAAATAGTggcaaaaaagttttcaaggcGTACGAAAACCGCCTAGACTTTGGAGACTTTGTTGAAAGCGACTGTGATCAGGAATTGATTTTCAATATCCCCTTCACGGGCAATGTGAAGCTCAAAGGCATCGTAATTATCGGAAATAATGACGAAACGCATCCCAAAAAGATGAGatt gttcaaaaatcgcgaaaaaatgacttttgacGACGTCACAATGCAAGCAGATCAGGAATTTCCGTTGGAAAAAGATCCCACAGGCACGTTGGAATACTCGACAAAGGTCGTTGCGTTCTCCTCAGTGCACCATTTGACAATTCACATCCCGACAAATTATGGCGGAGAGACTACGAGAGTTTATTATATCGGCTTGAAAGGAGAATTCTTCGAGAGACATCATCATGGCGTGACAATTTGCACTTATGAATCCCGTCCTAATGTTTCGGATCACAAAAATAACTTGTTTGACTCCGTCAACCATgcgattcaataa
- the LOC134832735 gene encoding protein spaetzle 4: MDYKKLAQIFFGFTFTISLVTHISYAYGYDSGGACDPRASRKGRAQLIASIPCDLSTQSYCNLPGSAYPWHAVRRFVHENQGLMKRMYGDIRQISVLKNEFDGNYLESDDFEAVSERYSKKNYRAMKFTPERNAGLKKNNRKSDTIMEPHFRLQSTSTTTTKQTTTSTTKSTTTTTPKPTTSANPTVTTKKPNYSNSKDYYLLTNNDTAPIDFEVETNKLNVGSNNETLLSFSEQDAVTVVTLSSSQASQEQLMASNETESTTKRHSTTTEEAISGSESSEDSYETGEELEVSEEDDEEEDVAPTMKGQLFQDTVQKPVPNPPMNVRGVNACPVKEEVVAPFWANNTRGETLALLNLYPFEQYVHWEKCTNEHKQMFCRDGCRCEQQFSLHRLLAYDPHNECRGIFSDWFKFPSCCVCKCYDIPFDYRVTSRSPRSIQPEKSPLEEAQATVHQAMYEHSVDEFYRPKDFNIYEEEDEEN, translated from the exons atggattacaaaaaattagcacaa attttctttgGATTCACCTTCACAATTTCCCTCGTCACACACATCTCCTATGCTTATGGATACGATTCCGGCGGAGCTTGTGATCCTCGTGCATCCCGCAAAGGACGTGCGCAACTCATCGCTTCCATCCCATGTGATCTCTCAACGCAATCTTACTGCAATTTGCCGGGCAGCGCATATCCATGGCACGCCGTTCGTCGTTTTGTGCACGAAAATCAAGGCTTAATGAAACGCATGTACGGCGACATCCGACAAATTTCCGTGCTCAAGAACGAATTTGACGGCAATTATTTGGAATCCGACGATTTTGAGGCAGTTTCCGAGCGatattcgaagaaaaattatcgcGCGATGAAATTCACGCCCGAACGAAATGCcggattgaagaaaaataatcgcAAAAGTGACACAATTATGGAACCGCATTTCAGATTGCAAAGCACttcgacaacgacaacgaaGCAAACAACGACAAGTACAACTAAAAgtactacaacaacaactccaAAACCGACAACGAGCGCAAATCCCACAGTAACGACGAAAAAGCCGAATTACAGCAATTCCAAGGATTATTATTTGCTCACAAACAACGACACGGCTCCAATTGATTTCGAAgttgaaacaaacaaattgaatGTTGGCAGTAACAACGAGACTTTGTTGAGTTTCAGTGAACAAGATGCCGTTACTGTCGTAACTCTTTCGTCATCCCAAGCAAGTCAAGAGCAGTTAATGGCGTCGAATGAAACGGAAAGTACGACGAAAAGACATTCGACGACGACAGAAGAAGCAATTTCAGGCAGTGAAAGCTCCGAGGACTCGTATGAAACGGGAGAAGAACTCGAAGTGTCAGAGGAagatgatgaagaagaagatgtaGCACCGACGATGAAAGGACAATTGTTCCAAGATACAGTTCAGAAGCCAGTTCCCAATCCGCCAATGAATGTTAGGGGAGT taACGCATGTCCCGTCAAAGAAGAAGTCGTGGCACCATTTTGGGCCAACAACACACGCGGCGAAACTCTCGCCTTGCTAAATCTCTATCCTTTCGAGCAATACGTGCATTGGGAAAAGTGCACGAACGAGCACAAGCAAATGTTTTGTCGTGACGGATGTCGATGCGAACAACAATTCTCACTCCATCGATTGCTTGCCTACGATCCGCACAACGAATGTCGCGGAATTTTCTCCGATTGGTTCAAATTTCCGTCGTGCTGTGTTTGCAAGTGTTACGACATTCCCTTCGACTATCGCGTGACATCGCGCAGTCCTCGATCGATTCAACCGGAAAAATCGCCGCTGGAAGAAGCTCAAGCGACGGTGCATCAAGCCATGTACGAACACAGCGTCGACGAGTTTTATCGCCCAAAAGACTTTAACATCTACgaggaagaagacgaagagaaTTGA
- the LOC134830670 gene encoding disks large homolog 5, translating to MASSENSDDGGGHLPFPSSYPIFTGNNVTSSNLEIIRDFQERYQELKLQLANVTTEKQRMEHEICFLRKENEVAKKRELHAYREYTQLKNEMDRYKEFNADPPRYIKLVENLTEENKKLQDLKNESETEVATLLSERDAVLKENQKFNEMNETLKKGLEKVTRSRDDALKEIAVLRDKNALLESRNDFAAAERKDRFDLETAVQEIEKLKKALDKTEGELTKAEKEIKTAKERRDWAIQEREKIVLERDSIRMQCDAMRKERDNAISKSLKAQIDQDDKDKAIRELREKLEQCTLAAKEARLSIGDRVLSLNNKSVDSFKDLTQINDTRNNNNVAPLTLVNVCMKDVLEQPPEMSMGRNSLQEKGRLYNRMVNCSTQTDNMHSNSGSVNSNNNQNRLSLDFSNNNNHFLPANLTTQYNNSPINTTPPPATTPVTISSGKSASKRVSGMLKNFFNKKDNENDALAYFDSVLESDQESSKSPPTKDSITKRLRRKGNKDQAAEKYVGTWPRVSANPISHENHSGTIVHPRKKDKQRQTVYNIFDDCPPSHETSENYFVPSPAPIALQKTQQQSKSNRNSNPIPGDVNRRILSSKYQDINDGNQTLKATPQKYRSILYDQSKPNPMNRHSLNLQNLQSSQEKHSLDFIPIKNSIDLPSLHSISKSPINHPNVRNSATTPLLEYYINNNSKSQKFASDTESIPEYPPPGNTSTLPSQLRNKSGTNRVQSHLFNYPSSGSGNGVRRYPSPSTIVSSPGNDILGLPLDTMSMSHHSQSSSIDYSLRYGRLQSSKEEVPTSCMYDVVGTFPRKKENQRIRISSNQSMASRGSGVKLSNGSIDCGSERASPMPIVSVHVIEEGHSNKRNSMPVFNKMKPNIGMLREIHIDKVESPLGIKIVQTQEHGGIFISSVTEGSLASQIGLQVGDLLLEVCGINIRLATYEFAACILRQVQESITMRVQYFPDKFEAYLVKSTDGSMRIPSGSGSPTPQNSPQMTRSIMSTDSLRGFDMSPSPSTRPINSHRSIRSSQLSQKSKDFSDSLEHPIEASTQSSPNNLYKDDMYKPRFLLMETRKTANLGISLLGGNAYGIFVHSVKPGSIADQAGLRVGDQILEYNGTDLRRATAETAAYELAKPADNVTVLAQFNPQKCNQIKDKPGDSLYIRVGFDRNTDLRESELAFNKDDVLYVDNTMFRGSGQWRAWKLDEYGHRIACGVIPSQMKVEDELRILGDGTDGESTTRRGSTSARRSFFKRIKPQRSSSRDSKELASFSNTHLSLNLESALNEFDSVSTYQRVERLELKYRPVLVLGPLAEFVVDKLTSDYPEVFQRCMINTISNKEALEQGLQSNAIVDYRRRGNVFECTTIQAIREAKTFHCILDICVSAVERLQRNQIHPIVLLIRFKSAKQIKEIKDLGYSTDKISGKAVKEMYEHALKLESDYRQYISAIIPAGVVNITHICNQVKAAVDAEQKKILWVPSSNQ from the exons ATGGCTTCGAGCGAGAATAGCGACGACGGAGGAG GGCATTTGCCATTCCCGAGCAGCTACCCGATCTTCACGGGAAACAATGTGACCTCGtcaaatttggaaataatCCGAGATTTTCAGGAAAGGTATCAGGAATTGAAGTTACAGCTCGCCAATGTGACGACGGAAAAGCaacg caTGGAACACGAAATTTGCTTCTTGCGGAAGGAAAATGAAGTCGCCAAAAAACGAGAACTTCACGCATATCGCGAATACACGCAGCTCAAAAACGAAATGGATCGTTACAAGGAATTCAATGCCGACCCTCCGCGTTACATCAAACTCGTGGAAAATTTGACGgaggaaaataaaaagctACAAGACTTAAAAAACGAAAGTGAGACCGAAGTAGCTACTCTATTATCGGAACGCGATGCTGTgctaaaagaaaatcaaaaattcaacgaaATGAACGAAACTTTAAAGAAAGGCTTGGAAAAAGTCACTCGAAGTCGCGATGACGCCTTGAAAGAAATCGCCGTGTTACGCGACAAAAACGCGCTGCTTGAAAGTCGCAACGATTTTGCCGCTGCCGAACGAAAAGATCGCTTCGACCTTGAAACAGCAGTTCaggaaattgaaaaactgaaaaaagccTTGGATAAAACGGAAGGCGAACTCACGAAAGccgaaaaagagataaaaacagCGAAGGAACGTCGTGACTGGGCAATAcaagaacgagaaaaaatcgtGTTGGAACGCGATTCGATAAGGATGCAATGCGACGCGATGCGAAAGGAGCGCGATAATGCAATTTCCAAGAGCTTAAAGGCCCAAATCGACCAAGATGACAAAGATAAAGCCATCCGCGAGTTACGTGAAAAGTTGGAACAATGCACTTTAGCTGCCAAAGAAGCTCGTTTATCGATCGGGGATCGCGTACTGAGCTTAAACAACAAATCCGTCGATAGTTTTAAGGATTTGACGCAAATTAACGACACGCGAAACAATAACAACGTCGCTCCGTTGACTTTGGTGAACGTTTGCATGAAAGATGTGTTGGAACAACCGCCGGAAATGTCGATGGGAAGGAATTCGTTGCAAGAAAAGGGTCGTTTGTACAACCGGATGGTGAATTGTAGCACGCAAACCGACAATATGCACAGCAATAGTGGCAGtgtcaacagcaacaacaaccaaAATCGCCTAAGTTTGGATTTTagcaacaacaataatcattttttgccGGCTAATTTGACGACGCAGTACAATAACAGTCCGATTAATACAACACCGCCTCCCGCAACAACCCCTGTGACAATTTCCTCGGGAAAATCCGCTTCAAAACGTGTTTCGGGAATGCTAAAGAACTTTTTCAACAAGAAAGATAACGAAAATGACGCTTTGGCGTATTTTGACTCCGTACTTGAGTCGGATCAGGAGTCTTCCAAGTCGCCGCCGACGAAAGATTCGATCACGAAGCGTCTCCGTCGCAAGGGAAACAAAGATCAGGCAGCTGAAAAATACGTTGGAACATGGCCCCGGGTAAGTGCGAACCCAATTTCGCATGAAAATCACTCCGGAACGATTGTACATCCGCGCAAAAAGGACAAACAACGACAAACTGTCTATAATATCTTCGATGATTGTCCTCCGAGTCACGAAACATCCGAAAATTACTTTGTTCCGTCGCCAGCTCCAATAGCGCTTCAAAAAACGCAACAACAGAGCAAATCAAATAGAAATTCGAACCCAATTCCGGGAGATGTCAATCGGCGGATCCTTTCCAGCAAATATCAGGACATCAATGATGGCAATCAAACGTTAAAAGCGACGCCACAGAAATATCGAAGCATCTTGTACGATCAGTCAAAACCGAATCCCATGAATCGACACAGCCTGAATTTACAAAATCTGCAAAGTTCACAGGAAAAACACTCGTTAGACTTTATTCCGATAAAAAATTCGATAGATTTACCGTCGTTGCATTCGATTAGCAAAAGTCCCATCAACCATCCAAACGTACGAAATTCCGCAACGACCCCGCTGCTTGAATATTACATCAATAACAACAGTAAGAGTCAAAAATTCGCGTCGGATACTGAAAGTATACCTGAATATCCGCCGCCAGGGAATACGAGTACGCTTCCAAGTCAACTTCGGAACAAGTCGGGAACGAATCGGGTGCAAAGTCATCTCTTTAATTATCCCTCAAGCGGTTCAGGGAACGGAGTTCGACGTTATCCGAGTCCCTCGACGATTGTTTCGTCGCCTGGAAACGACATTTTGGGACTTCCCTTGGATACGATGAGCATGTCGCATCATTCGCAGAGCTCTTCGATCGATTATTCGCTGCGTTATGGGCGTCTTCAGTCGTCAAAAGAGGAAGTTCCTACTTCTTGCATGTATGATGTCGTCGGTACTTTCCCTCGGAAGAAAGAAAATCAGAGAATTCGCATCTCGTCGAATCAAAGTATGGCGTCGCGTGGCTCCGGAGTGAAATTGAGCAATGGATCGATCGATTGCGGCTCGGAAAGAGCGTCGCCGATGCCAATTGTGAGTGTTCATGTCATCGAGGAAGGTCATTCGAATAAACGTAACTCCATGCCGGTGTTTAATAAGATGAAACCAAACATCGGGATGTTGCGCGAAATTCACATTGACAAAGTTGAGAGTCCGCTGGGCATCAAAATCGTTCAAACGCAAGAGCACGGAGGCATTTTCATCTCAAGTGTCACCGAGGGAAGTCTCGCGAGTCAAATTGGACTGCAAGTTGGCGATTTGCTGCTCGAAGTTTGCGGCATCAACATCCGACTGGCAACTTACGAGTTCGCTGCTTGCATTTTGCGTCAAGTTCAGGAGTCGATTACGATGCGAGTTCAGTATTTCCCGGACAAATTCGAGGCATATTTAGTCAAATCCACAGATGGATCGATGCGCATCCCCTCCGGTTCGGGATCGCCAACGCCGCAAAATTCGCCACAAATGACCCGCAGTATTATGTCGACAGATTCGTTGCGTGGCTTTGACATGTCGCCGTCGCCTTCAACGAGACCCATCAACAGCCATCGATCGATTCGCAGCTCGCAACTTTCCCAAAAGTCGAAAGATTTCAGTGACAGTTTGGAGCATCCGATCGAGGCATCGACGCAATCCAGTCCGAATAATTTGTACAAAGATGACATGTACAAGCCGCGATTTTTGCTCATGGAAACACGGAAAACGGCAAATTTGGGCATTTCGTTGCTGGGAGGAAACGCATACGGGATCTTTGTGCATAGCGTGAAGCCTGGATCGATTGCTGATCAAGCGGGACTTCGTGTTGGCGATCAAATTTTGGAGTATAATGGGACGGATTTGAGACGAGCAACGGCGGAAACGGCAGCTTATGAACTGGCGAAGCCTGCGGATAATGTGACAGTTCTTGCGCAATTTAATCCAcaaa aaTGCAATCAAATCAAAGACAAACCGGGCGATTCTTTGTACATCCGTGTCGGTTTCGATCGAAACACAGACTTGCGAGAGTCGGAATTGGCATTTAACAAAGATGACGTTCTCTATGTTGATAATACAATGTTCCGTGGATCCGGACAATGGCGTGCTTGGAAGCTCGATGAGTATGGGCATCGCATTGCTTGTGGCGTAATTCCATCTCAAATGAa ggTTGAAGACGAATTACGTATCCTTGGCGATGGAACAGATGGCGAGTCAACAACGCGACGTGGATCAACTTCTGCTCGCAGATCATTCTTCAAACGAATCAAGCCACAACGAAGCTCATCGAGAGACAGTAAAGAGCTCGCGTCGTTCAGCAACACGCATTTAAGTCTAAATTTGGAGTCAGCATTGAATGAATTTGACTCCGTTAGCACGTATCAACGAGTTGAGAGACTGgaat TAAAATATCGTCCCGTGTTGGTTTTGGGTCCGTTAGCTGAATTCGTCGTTGACAAACTCACAAGTGACTATCCGGAAGTCTTCCAACGTTGCATGATTAATACGATAAGCAACAAGGAAGCGCTCGAACAAGGTCTGCAAAGTAATGCAATTGTCGATTACAGGCGACGTGGAAACGTTTTTGAGTGTACGACAATTCAAGCGATTCGTGAAGCGAAG acTTTTCATTGCATTTTGGATATTTGTGTCTCGGCTGTTGAACGCCTGCAAAGAAATCAAATTCATCCGATCGTACTGCTAATTAGATTCAAGTCAGCAAAGCAAATTAAGGAAATAAAGGATCTCGGATACTCGACAGACAAGATATCTGGCAAAGCTGTGAAGGAAATGTACGAACATGCTCTAAAACTGGAGTCGGATTATCGGCAATATATTTCAG cAATAATTCCTGCTGGAGTCGTAAACATTACTCACATTTGCAATCAAGTAAAGGCCGCAGTTGATGCTGAGCAGAAAAAGATTCTTTGGGTCCCTTCAAGCAATCAATAG